From the Lysobacter sp. FW306-1B-D06B genome, one window contains:
- a CDS encoding DUF3999 domain-containing protein codes for MKKAPRMKALLALLLMPLAANAGAQYARQWPLHLDSPDAGAYRVVLDESVYRQLQSPMLADLDVLDAQARAVPAALLDPSSPETPRTRTVELPWFPLPAQRRGAPDIASISEIATDGSLRRVEWRSGNGGTVVGNGFVLDASRVDAPIQALRIRWTDTQTLFDLSVRVDASDDLREWRTVAEDAHLVELANAGQRIVRDRIEIQPVKARYLRVLPTDRDAKALQLSGITAELQAVAPTPQWQWRVLTGQRVEDADKRVHYEFALDGRFPVAQADLSLPGNSTGAWRLQARDDATAPWRDVAQPWTAFRLGSDASPPQPLHAVHRDRLWRLTPMSGASQGDAPRLRLGYRPEALVFVAQGTEPFVLVAGSARAARADAPLATTIEAMRAQRGAQWQPATATLGASAALAGPSALTPAPAPRDWKTWLLWALLVAGALLVAGFAISLLREKPAA; via the coding sequence ATGAAGAAGGCACCTCGCATGAAGGCACTGCTTGCGCTCCTGCTGATGCCGTTGGCGGCGAACGCGGGTGCCCAGTACGCGCGGCAATGGCCGTTGCACCTGGATTCGCCGGATGCAGGCGCCTATCGCGTCGTGCTGGACGAATCGGTGTACCGGCAGTTGCAGTCGCCCATGCTTGCCGACCTTGATGTGCTCGATGCACAAGCCCGGGCCGTGCCCGCGGCGCTGCTCGATCCTTCGTCGCCGGAAACACCGCGTACACGCACCGTCGAGCTTCCCTGGTTCCCGCTGCCCGCGCAGCGTCGTGGCGCACCGGACATCGCCTCGATCAGCGAGATCGCCACCGATGGCAGCCTTCGCCGCGTCGAATGGCGAAGCGGCAACGGCGGCACCGTTGTCGGAAACGGCTTCGTGCTGGACGCCAGCCGCGTGGACGCGCCGATCCAGGCGCTGCGCATCCGCTGGACGGACACACAGACACTGTTCGATCTGTCCGTGCGCGTGGACGCATCGGACGATCTGCGTGAGTGGCGCACGGTCGCCGAGGACGCGCATCTGGTCGAGCTGGCCAACGCCGGACAACGCATCGTGCGCGATCGCATCGAAATCCAGCCGGTGAAAGCGCGCTATCTGCGCGTACTGCCAACCGACAGGGATGCTAAGGCGTTGCAGTTGAGCGGCATCACCGCCGAACTCCAGGCCGTGGCGCCGACGCCGCAATGGCAGTGGCGCGTACTCACCGGACAGCGCGTGGAGGACGCCGACAAGCGCGTGCACTACGAGTTCGCGCTCGACGGACGCTTCCCGGTGGCGCAGGCCGACCTATCGCTGCCCGGCAACAGCACCGGTGCCTGGCGCTTGCAGGCGCGCGACGACGCCACGGCACCGTGGCGCGATGTAGCGCAGCCGTGGACGGCGTTCCGCCTGGGATCGGATGCTTCGCCGCCGCAACCGCTGCACGCCGTGCATCGCGACCGTCTCTGGCGCCTGACGCCGATGAGTGGCGCGAGCCAGGGCGACGCGCCGCGGCTGCGACTGGGATATCGGCCCGAAGCGCTGGTCTTCGTCGCGCAGGGCACGGAACCCTTCGTTCTCGTCGCCGGCAGTGCACGCGCCGCGCGCGCCGATGCGCCGCTTGCCACCACCATCGAGGCCATGCGCGCGCAGCGCGGTGCGCAATGGCAGCCGGCCACGGCGACGCTGGGTGCATCGGCCGCACTCGCAGGTCCGTCCGCGCTCACGCCCGCGCCGGCCCCGCGCGATTGGAAAACGTGGCTGCTGTGGGCGCTGCTGGTGGCGGGCGCGCTGCTGGTCGCCGGCTTCGCGATCAGCCTGTTGCGCGAGAAACCCGCGGCCTGA
- a CDS encoding DUF2339 domain-containing protein has protein sequence MEGLLVLLVLAVLALPVLVIVALVSLSGLKARVADLEHQLDALRRTSTPPRAPVHAPAPDSPPRVAEPVRAAAPPPPRREAPPITAASGMETPAIPQVERPRMPPRPAAAPARPDPITLGLRAVKRWFMTGNVPVKIGILVLFAGVASLLKYASDQGWMRMPIELRLAGIAAAALAALVFAWRKREHNRSFALSLQGGAIGILLLTVFAAFKLYGLLDVGPAFALSMLLVAGAGALAVLQDAKALAVFALLAGFLAPIWLSTGSGNHVALFSYYAVLNLAIVGVAWWKSWRVLNLLGFVFTFGIGAMWGVFDYRPEKFTTTEPFLLLFFALYLAIPLLHARRQPESRRGLVEGCLVFGMPLVAFSMQAALLAGDRLPLAFNALGLAAIYALLAAWLRRRAGYAALVPMYALLAVGFATLAVPLALSARATASVFALEGAALVWLGLRQQRRFPQVGGAALQVLAAVAFTQGVSLDVTAIANPAFMSALLIALAGFASAWSYRRHSSGSPMALAFYAWGLAWWMGNAVHEVSRFVLHEHRVDVVFVVIAATGWIAAEVQRRHAWAALALTTLAAIACAVPVAIEQTNVHGHPFAGYGAAAWLMYAVLGVRSLVCLRHSEHTLAAWAQFVWWLVWPLSLSLLLEWVSERFGLAGGWRALGLALPWCVLAALSLFRWSWLSVPLGERFDAYRQALQSSYFAVLALGWVIALFMADGGAPLPWIPLLNPLELAQLAVLVLLARWLWSDEAPDALRSRRPLGLSLAGFLLITLSVLRTVHHWGGVAWDGHLLSTSLAQTSLSVTWSVLGVIGWVLGSRRGQRGLWLAGAVLMGVVLAKLLLVDRSNLGNVLGIASFIAYGLLCTVVGYIAPVPPRHDDDTASAQGEPA, from the coding sequence ATGGAAGGACTGTTGGTCCTGTTGGTGCTCGCGGTGCTGGCGCTGCCGGTACTGGTGATCGTGGCGCTGGTGTCGCTGAGTGGACTGAAGGCGCGCGTCGCCGATCTCGAACACCAGCTTGATGCATTGCGTCGCACGAGCACTCCGCCTCGCGCTCCCGTCCACGCTCCTGCGCCCGACTCGCCGCCGCGCGTCGCCGAACCCGTGCGCGCCGCTGCGCCGCCACCGCCGCGACGCGAGGCGCCGCCCATCACGGCCGCGTCGGGGATGGAAACACCTGCGATACCGCAGGTCGAACGCCCGCGCATGCCTCCACGCCCCGCGGCCGCGCCAGCGCGCCCGGATCCCATCACGTTGGGCCTGCGTGCGGTGAAACGCTGGTTCATGACGGGCAATGTGCCCGTCAAGATCGGCATCCTCGTGCTCTTCGCCGGTGTCGCATCGCTGCTGAAGTACGCCAGCGACCAGGGCTGGATGCGCATGCCCATCGAGCTGCGCCTGGCCGGTATCGCGGCCGCCGCGCTCGCCGCGCTCGTGTTCGCATGGCGCAAGCGCGAACACAACCGCAGCTTCGCACTGAGCCTGCAGGGCGGCGCGATCGGCATCCTGCTGTTGACGGTGTTCGCGGCGTTCAAACTCTACGGTTTGCTCGACGTGGGGCCCGCGTTCGCGCTGAGCATGCTGCTGGTGGCCGGCGCCGGAGCGCTCGCCGTGTTGCAGGACGCCAAGGCGCTGGCCGTGTTCGCGCTGCTCGCGGGTTTCCTCGCGCCGATCTGGCTGTCGACGGGCAGCGGCAACCACGTCGCGCTGTTCTCGTACTACGCCGTGCTCAATCTCGCCATCGTCGGCGTCGCCTGGTGGAAATCGTGGCGCGTGCTCAACCTGCTTGGTTTCGTCTTCACTTTCGGCATCGGCGCGATGTGGGGCGTGTTCGACTACCGGCCTGAGAAATTCACGACCACCGAACCCTTCCTGCTGCTGTTCTTCGCGCTGTACCTGGCGATCCCGTTGCTGCACGCACGCCGGCAGCCGGAAAGCCGCCGCGGATTGGTCGAAGGTTGTCTCGTCTTCGGCATGCCGCTGGTGGCGTTCTCGATGCAGGCCGCGTTGTTGGCGGGCGACCGCCTGCCGCTCGCGTTCAACGCGCTGGGGCTGGCGGCGATCTACGCGCTGCTGGCGGCATGGCTGCGGCGGCGTGCGGGCTATGCCGCACTGGTGCCGATGTACGCGCTGCTGGCGGTCGGATTCGCGACGCTGGCGGTGCCACTGGCCTTGTCGGCGCGCGCGACGGCGTCCGTATTCGCGCTCGAAGGTGCCGCGCTGGTGTGGCTCGGCCTGCGCCAGCAGCGCCGCTTCCCGCAGGTCGGCGGTGCTGCGTTGCAGGTGCTGGCGGCGGTGGCGTTCACCCAGGGCGTGTCGCTGGATGTCACGGCCATCGCCAACCCTGCGTTCATGAGCGCGCTGCTCATCGCACTGGCGGGTTTCGCGAGCGCGTGGAGTTATCGCAGGCATTCGAGCGGCTCGCCGATGGCGCTCGCGTTCTACGCGTGGGGCCTGGCCTGGTGGATGGGCAATGCGGTGCACGAGGTTTCGCGTTTCGTGTTGCACGAACACCGCGTCGATGTCGTCTTCGTGGTGATCGCCGCCACCGGCTGGATTGCGGCGGAAGTGCAGCGTCGCCATGCCTGGGCGGCGCTCGCGTTGACGACGCTGGCTGCCATCGCCTGCGCGGTGCCCGTCGCGATCGAACAGACGAATGTCCACGGGCATCCGTTCGCAGGTTACGGCGCGGCCGCCTGGCTCATGTATGCGGTGCTCGGCGTGCGCAGTCTGGTCTGCCTGCGCCATAGCGAACACACGCTGGCCGCATGGGCGCAGTTCGTCTGGTGGCTGGTGTGGCCACTGTCGCTGTCGCTGTTGCTGGAGTGGGTGAGCGAGCGCTTCGGGCTTGCAGGCGGATGGCGTGCGCTGGGGTTGGCATTGCCGTGGTGCGTGCTTGCGGCGCTGAGCCTGTTCCGCTGGTCGTGGCTGTCGGTGCCGCTGGGAGAACGCTTCGACGCGTATCGCCAGGCGCTGCAATCCAGCTACTTCGCCGTGTTGGCCCTGGGCTGGGTGATCGCGCTGTTCATGGCCGACGGCGGTGCGCCGCTGCCGTGGATCCCGCTGCTCAATCCGCTCGAACTGGCGCAACTGGCGGTGCTCGTGCTGCTGGCGCGCTGGTTGTGGTCCGACGAGGCGCCGGATGCACTGCGCAGCCGGCGACCGCTGGGCCTGTCGTTGGCCGGCTTCCTGCTGATCACCCTGAGCGTGCTGCGCACCGTGCACCACTGGGGCGGTGTCGCATGGGACGGCCATCTGTTGTCGACCAGCCTCGCGCAGACCAGCCTGAGCGTGACGTGGAGCGTGCTCGGCGTGATCGGCTGGGTGCTCGGCTCGCGTCGCGGCCAGCGCGGGCTGTGGCTCGCGGGCGCGGTGCTGATGGGCGTGGTGCTGGCCAAGCTGCTGTTGGTGGATCGCAGCAATCTGGGCAACGTGCTGGGCATCGCATCGTTCATCGCATACGGCCTTTTGTGCACCGTGGTCGGCTACATCGCGCCGGTGCCCCCGAGGCATGACGACGACACCGCTTCCGCACAGGGCGAACCCGCATGA
- a CDS encoding group III truncated hemoglobin: MNDTPEPDTGEAVDGLTPQHLATLVDRFYEQVRADPELGPVFNAAIDDWPEHKRMLTEFWSSVALGTRSYRGNPMAAHRPHPIRLEHFDRWLSLWRSTAREVLPPEQVERVCAFAEKIGYSLRYGLGLLEKKGTLPLGLPTV; the protein is encoded by the coding sequence ATGAACGACACGCCCGAACCCGACACCGGCGAAGCCGTCGACGGACTCACCCCGCAGCACCTTGCGACGCTGGTCGATCGCTTCTACGAGCAGGTCCGCGCCGATCCCGAACTCGGCCCCGTCTTCAACGCCGCCATCGACGACTGGCCCGAACACAAGCGCATGCTGACGGAGTTCTGGTCGTCGGTCGCGCTGGGCACGCGCAGTTATCGCGGCAATCCGATGGCCGCGCATCGTCCGCATCCCATCCGCCTGGAACACTTCGACCGCTGGCTCTCGCTGTGGCGTTCCACCGCGCGCGAGGTGCTGCCGCCCGAGCAGGTCGAGCGCGTGTGCGCCTTCGCCGAGAAGATCGGCTACAGCCTGCGCTACGGCCTGGGCCTGCTGGAGAAGAAGGGCACCTTGCCCCTCGGTCTGCCGACGGTCTGA
- the gap gene encoding type I glyceraldehyde-3-phosphate dehydrogenase encodes MTIKVGINGFGRIGRNVLRSAVQNFAGEIEIVAINDLLEPDYLAYMLSYDSVHGRFKGDVKVEGNTLIVNGKKIRLTQERDPANLKWDEVGADVVIESTGLFLDKTTAQKHLDAGAKKVVLSAPSKDDTPMFVYGVNHTKYNGEAIISNASCTTNCLAPLAKVLNDKWGIKRGLMTTVHAATATQKTVDGPSNKDWRGGRGILENIIPSSTGAAKAVGVVIPELNKKLTGMAFRVPTSDVSVVDLTVELDKSATYAEICAEMKAQSEGALKGILGYTEDKVVATDFRGDTRTSIFDAEAGIALDGTFVKLVSWYDNEWGYSNKCLEMVKVVAK; translated from the coding sequence ATGACCATCAAGGTTGGCATCAATGGCTTCGGCCGCATCGGGCGCAACGTGCTGCGCTCGGCCGTGCAGAACTTCGCTGGCGAGATCGAGATCGTCGCCATCAACGACCTGCTGGAGCCGGATTACCTGGCCTACATGCTCAGCTACGACTCCGTGCACGGCCGCTTCAAGGGCGACGTGAAGGTCGAAGGCAACACGCTCATCGTCAACGGCAAGAAGATCCGCCTCACGCAGGAACGCGATCCGGCGAACCTGAAGTGGGACGAGGTCGGCGCCGATGTCGTCATCGAATCCACCGGCCTGTTCCTCGACAAGACCACCGCGCAGAAGCACCTGGATGCCGGCGCGAAGAAGGTCGTGCTGTCGGCCCCGTCGAAGGACGACACGCCGATGTTCGTCTACGGCGTGAACCACACCAAGTACAACGGCGAGGCGATCATCTCCAACGCTTCGTGCACCACCAATTGCCTCGCGCCGCTGGCCAAGGTGCTCAACGACAAGTGGGGCATCAAGCGTGGCCTGATGACCACCGTGCACGCCGCTACCGCGACGCAGAAGACCGTCGACGGCCCGTCCAACAAGGACTGGCGCGGCGGCCGCGGCATTCTGGAGAACATCATTCCGTCCAGCACGGGCGCGGCGAAGGCCGTGGGCGTGGTGATTCCGGAGCTCAACAAGAAGCTCACCGGCATGGCGTTCCGCGTGCCGACGTCGGACGTGTCGGTGGTCGATCTGACCGTGGAACTCGACAAGTCCGCTACGTACGCCGAGATCTGCGCTGAAATGAAGGCGCAGTCGGAAGGCGCGCTGAAGGGCATCCTGGGCTACACCGAGGACAAGGTCGTCGCCACCGATTTCCGCGGCGACACGCGCACCTCGATCTTCGACGCCGAAGCCGGCATCGCGCTCGACGGCACCTTCGTCAAGCTGGTCAGCTGGTACGACAACGAGTGGGGCTACTCGAACAAGTGCCTGGAAATGGTCAAGGTCGTCGCGAAGTAA
- a CDS encoding OmpW family outer membrane protein produces MQKPLLACAVALVLGAAVSPAFAQSQGDWTLGVGIHAVDPKSDNGRLADGALKVDVDTDVKPTLTFEYFVRDNLGIEVIAAWPFEHDIAIAGLGNVGSTKQLPPTVSLQYHFNSKGKVSPFLGAGINYTTFFSEDTRGALEGARIKLDDSWGLAAHAGLDFAVGERSAIRVDARWIDIDTDVKLNGAGIGTVNIDPIVYGAAYVMKF; encoded by the coding sequence ATGCAAAAGCCCCTCCTCGCCTGCGCCGTCGCCCTGGTCCTGGGCGCCGCCGTTTCGCCCGCCTTCGCCCAGTCCCAGGGCGATTGGACGCTGGGCGTCGGCATCCACGCGGTCGACCCGAAATCCGATAACGGCCGCCTGGCCGACGGCGCGCTCAAGGTGGACGTCGACACCGACGTCAAGCCGACCCTCACCTTCGAATACTTCGTGCGCGACAACCTGGGCATCGAGGTGATCGCCGCATGGCCGTTCGAGCACGACATCGCGATCGCGGGCCTGGGCAACGTGGGCAGCACCAAGCAGCTGCCGCCGACGGTGTCGCTGCAGTACCACTTCAACAGCAAGGGCAAGGTCTCGCCGTTCCTGGGCGCGGGCATCAACTACACGACCTTCTTCAGCGAAGACACGCGCGGCGCACTTGAAGGCGCCCGCATCAAGCTGGACGACTCGTGGGGCCTGGCCGCTCACGCGGGCCTGGATTTCGCCGTCGGCGAGCGCAGCGCGATCCGCGTCGACGCACGCTGGATCGACATCGACACCGACGTGAAGCTCAACGGCGCGGGCATCGGCACGGTCAACATCGACCCGATCGTGTACGGCGCGGCGTATGTCATGAAGTTCTGA
- a CDS encoding S1/P1 nuclease: protein MARLLFALALASFLVPHEAFAWGRLGHRLVAALAWDDLTPQARAQITSLLEGEADPTLPGIASWADELRDNDPQLGKKTSRWHYVNIAEDDCHYDAAKHCANGDCVVEAIRAQTAILADTKRPKAERLQALKFVVHFVGDVHQPLHAGFGRDKGGNDFQLNLDGRGTNLHSLWDSGMLKDAGLEEAAWLQRLRSLPLAVKLPSPPLPPPATQWAEASCRIVLRPGFYPAKASIGPDYAQTWLPLAEEQLRRGGTQLAVTLNAALAR, encoded by the coding sequence ATGGCCCGACTTCTTTTCGCCCTTGCCCTCGCCTCCTTCCTCGTCCCGCATGAGGCCTTCGCCTGGGGTCGCCTCGGCCATCGCCTGGTCGCCGCCCTCGCCTGGGACGACCTGACGCCGCAGGCGCGCGCGCAAATCACCTCGCTGCTCGAGGGCGAAGCCGATCCCACCCTGCCCGGCATCGCCAGTTGGGCCGACGAACTGCGCGACAACGACCCGCAACTGGGCAAGAAGACCAGCCGCTGGCATTACGTGAACATCGCCGAGGACGACTGCCACTACGACGCAGCGAAGCACTGCGCGAACGGCGACTGCGTGGTCGAAGCGATCCGCGCGCAGACGGCGATCCTCGCCGACACGAAGCGACCGAAGGCCGAGCGCCTGCAGGCACTGAAGTTCGTGGTGCATTTCGTCGGCGACGTCCATCAGCCGCTGCACGCCGGGTTCGGGCGCGACAAGGGCGGCAACGATTTCCAGCTCAATCTCGACGGCCGCGGCACCAACCTGCATTCGCTGTGGGACAGCGGCATGCTCAAGGACGCCGGCCTGGAAGAGGCAGCCTGGCTGCAGCGCCTGCGCTCGCTGCCGCTGGCGGTGAAACTGCCGAGCCCGCCGCTGCCGCCGCCGGCGACGCAGTGGGCGGAAGCCTCGTGCCGGATCGTCCTGCGTCCGGGCTTCTACCCGGCGAAGGCGTCGATCGGCCCGGACTACGCGCAGACCTGGCTGCCGCTGGCCGAAGAACAACTGCGACGCGGCGGCACCCAACTGGCGGTCACGCTCAACGCCGCGCTGGCGCGCTGA